Proteins encoded in a region of the Prunus persica cultivar Lovell chromosome G4, Prunus_persica_NCBIv2, whole genome shotgun sequence genome:
- the LOC109948391 gene encoding uncharacterized protein LOC109948391, whose amino-acid sequence MASSSVPTISIPNISHLVSVKLSDTNYLVWESQVKPFLLGQNLWRFVDGSHPCPSPTLAPSDKSESSTPSLANPDYVSWFQTDQSLISILRATLSESVLPQVIGFSTSKEIWDCLKQNFSQQSLANSAQLKFRLFSITKGSKSISDYLAQAKSLADELTAIQEPVSNSDLVTYVLRGLGIDYQMIVTAILNFPPLPSFSDLRTRLLAFEGQQALAAQMAPVASPAAFVAARFPRGPRHPSPRGHSSRPFGGPSSARLFSGLGQPSPRAPRPSSFSQGHLGPPPSRQSIQCWNCQQLGHVQAKCPYPRAFAGMHVASTSDPNWYLDSGATNHMTHDARTFPSGTPYAASDQVVVGNGDTLPITHSGPM is encoded by the exons ATGGCTTCAAGCAGTGTTCCCACTATCTCCATTCCCAATATCTCTCACCTTGTCTCTGTCAAACTATCTGATACCAACTATCTTGTATGGGAAAGCCAGGTCAAACCTTTCTTACTTGGCCAGAATCTTTGGCGCTTTGTTGATGGCTCTCATCCTTGCCCCTCCCCTACGCTAGCTCCTTCTGATAAGTCTGAATCCTCTACTCCGTCGTTGGCCAATCCTGACTATGTCTCTTGGTTTCAAACTGACCAAAGCCTAATTAGTATTCTTCGTGCTACGCTGTCTGAGAGTGTTCTTCCCCAAGTTATTGGGTTCTCCACCTCGAAGGAAATTTGGGATTGTCTCAAACAAAATTTCTCCCAACAATCTCTTGCCAATTCTGCCCAGCTCAAATTTCGCCTCTTCTCTATTACCAAAGGTTCCAAATCCATCTCTGACTACCTTGCTCAGGCCAAGAGTTTGGCTGATGAACTCACTGCCATCCAGGAACCTGTCTCCAACTCTGATCTGGTTACTTATGTGCTTCGTGGTCTGGGTATTGACTACCAAATGATTGTGACGGCAATTTTGAATTTCCCACCCCTTCCATCCTTCTCGGACCTCCGCACTCGCCTTCTTGCCTTTGAAGGGCAACAGGCCTTAGCAGCTCAGATGGCTCCTGTGGCTTCCCCTGCTGCTTTTGTAGCTGCTCGCTTCCCCCGTGGCCCTCGCCACCCTAGTCCGCGTGGCCACTCCTCTCGTCCCTTTGGTGGCCCGTCTTCAGCCCGTCTTTTCTCTGGCCTGGGCCAGCCTTCTCCCCGTGCTCCCCGTCCTTCCTCCTTCTCTCAAGGTCATTTGGGTCCTCCACCCTCTCGCCAGTCAATTCAATGCTGGAATTGCCAGCAACTTGGTCATGTTCAAGCCAAGTGCCCTTATCCTCGTGCTTTCGCTGGCATGCATGTTGCGTCCACTTCTGATCCTAACTGGTATTTGGACTCTGGTGCCACCAATCATATGACCCATGATGCGCGGACATTCCCCTCCGGCACTCCGTATGCTGCTTCGGATCAGGTTGTTGTTGGTAATGGTGACACCCTCCCCATCACTCATTCTG GGCCTATGTAA
- the LOC18781086 gene encoding probable long-chain-alcohol O-fatty-acyltransferase 5 → MDGEINNFIKVWILTNTSLCYCYYIAAKIPKDIIRLISLLPIFYIFIIFPLNLHSFHLCGPTTFFLVWLGIFKLLLFSFNLGPLSPTPPTLVQFISIACLPIKIKQNPPQKSPKNTDQNPLSHQNNKNPSHQSTPKPKKSVNPIDQTLTNVPNKSILLAIKALLLALVIRTYEYIPHLHPYIILAMYCCHMYLGIELVLALSAIPARAILGFELEPQFTEPYLSTSLQDFWGRRWNLMVTNILRPVVYDPVRCISMRILGPRWSLFLAVMSTFAVSGLMHEAIYYYLTCVSPTWEVMWFFVLHGVCMAVEIEVKKAATDRWRLHPVVSMPLTIVFLAVTGNWLFFPQLRRNGVDLKAINEYGIMIDFVKAYLP, encoded by the coding sequence ATGGATGGTGAAATCAACAACTTCATCAAGGTATGGATCCTAACCAACACCTCTTTATGTTATTGTTACTACATAGCAGCCAAAATCCCAAAGGACATCATCAGGCttatctctctcctccccatCTTctacatcttcatcatcttccccTTGAATCTCCACTCATTCCATCTCTGTGGGCCCACAACTTTCTTTCTGGTTTGGCTTGGCATCTTCAAGCTCCTCCTCTTCTCCTTTAACCTTGGCCCTTTATCCCCAACCCCACCAACACTTGTTCAATTCATCTCCATAGCTTGCCTTCCcattaaaatcaaacaaaacccacCTCAAAAATCTCCCAAAAACACAGATCAAAACCCTCTATCCcatcaaaataacaaaaacccatctCACCAatccaccccaaaacccaaGAAATCTGTGAACCCAATTGATCAAACCCTCACAAATGTGCCCAATAAGTCAATTTTGCTGGCCATAAAAGCCTTGCTTTTGGCTTTGGTCATTAGGACATATGAATATATACCACATTTACACCCATACATAATCTTGGCTATGTATTGCTGCCACATGTACCTTGGCATAGAACTTGTGCTGGCCTTGAGCGCCATCCCAGCTCGAGCCATACTTGGATTTGAGCTCGAGCCACAGTTCACCGAGCCCTACCTTTCCACTTCGCTTCAAGACTTTTGGGGCCGCAGGTGGAACCTCATGGTCACCAACATCCTACGCCCCGTCGTCTACGACCCTGTACGCTGTATATCTATGCGTATACTTGGGCCTCGGTGGTCCCTGTTCTTGGCTGTGATGTCCACTTTTGCAGTCTCAGGTTTAATGCACGAGGCGATATACTATTATCTTACATGTGTGTCTCCCACGTGGGAAGTGATGTGGTTCTTTGTCCTACACGGCGTTTGCATGGCGGTTGAGATAGAGGTGAAGAAGGCGGCGACTGACAGGTGGCGATTGCACCCAGTGGTTTCGATGCCGTTGACAATAGTGTTTTTGGCTGTGACGGGCAATTGGCTGTTCTTTCCTCAATTGCGGAGAAATGGTGTGGATTTGAAGGCTATAAATGAGTATGGGATTATGATAGATTTTGTCAAGGCTTATCTGCCCTAA
- the LOC109948843 gene encoding glycine-rich protein HC1-like, which yields MASSKTFLLLGLVCVVLILIVSEASARELAETTTQINQRKLINGAYERSGHGGRVAYGRGVYNRGGQGTYGRGVYNRGGKGGHRRERDPYSRGGKG from the exons atggCATCCTCGaagacttttcttcttcttggccTTGTGTGTGTTGTTCTCATTCTCATCGTCTCCGAGGCCTCAGCTCGTGAGCTAGCTGAAACTACTACTCAAATTAATC AACGGAAACTGATCAATGGTGCCTACGAGAGAAGTGGACATGGAGGGCGCGTTGCCTATGGACGTGGTGTCTACAACCGTGGAGGGCAAGGTACCTATGGACGTGGTGTCTACAACCGTGGAGGAAAAGGTGGTCACAGACGTGAGCGAGACCCCTACAGTCGAGGAGGGAAAGGATAA